One window of Cohnella hashimotonis genomic DNA carries:
- the urtB gene encoding urea ABC transporter permease subunit UrtB — protein MEMWITQLFNGLSVSSILLLIALGLSITFGLMGVINMAHGEFIMIGSYAAYLTQNAFKELPKSMFDTYFLVALPASFLVAFAVGYLLENLLIRHLYGRPLDSLLATWGVGLVLQQIARSIFGAPNVAVNSPSWLNGGLHVMDGIDLPYKRLFILALVSVCLAAMYVYINRSHSGRRMRAVMQNREMAACLGISTRRVDGMTFAIGSGIAGVAGCALTLIGPIGPNIGTYYIVDAFMVVVLGGVGKLVGTVLGALGIGVFNTMFEWWSTASLGKVFVFLCIVAFLQWKPKGLFAVRTRQLD, from the coding sequence TTGGAGATGTGGATTACCCAGTTATTCAACGGGTTGAGCGTGAGCTCCATTCTGTTGCTGATCGCGCTCGGGCTCTCGATTACATTCGGACTAATGGGTGTCATTAACATGGCGCACGGCGAGTTTATCATGATCGGCAGCTATGCGGCGTATTTGACGCAAAATGCGTTCAAGGAGCTGCCCAAGAGCATGTTCGACACTTACTTCCTCGTGGCGCTTCCGGCCAGTTTTCTCGTCGCTTTTGCGGTCGGCTATTTGCTTGAAAACCTGCTGATTCGTCACCTGTACGGCCGGCCGCTCGACAGTCTTTTGGCGACCTGGGGCGTCGGACTCGTCCTGCAGCAGATCGCCCGCAGCATCTTCGGCGCGCCCAACGTCGCCGTGAACAGCCCTTCCTGGTTGAACGGAGGCCTTCACGTGATGGACGGCATCGACCTTCCCTACAAGCGGCTGTTCATTCTCGCGCTGGTCTCGGTTTGTCTGGCGGCAATGTATGTGTATATCAACCGGAGTCATTCCGGCAGGCGAATGCGGGCGGTCATGCAAAACCGCGAGATGGCTGCCTGCCTCGGCATCTCGACGCGCCGCGTCGACGGAATGACGTTCGCGATCGGCTCGGGCATCGCCGGCGTTGCCGGGTGCGCCCTGACGCTGATCGGACCGATCGGACCGAATATCGGCACGTATTACATCGTCGACGCCTTCATGGTCGTCGTGCTGGGCGGCGTGGGCAAGCTCGTCGGCACGGTGCTGGGCGCGCTCGGCATTGGCGTATTTAACACGATGTTCGAATGGTGGTCGACGGCGTCGCTCGGCAAGGTGTTCGTTTTTCTTTGCATCGTCGCCTTTCTCCAGTGGAAGCCGAAAGGACTGTTCGCCGTTCGTACGCGGCAGCTGGATTGA